One Gossypium raimondii isolate GPD5lz chromosome 3, ASM2569854v1, whole genome shotgun sequence genomic window carries:
- the LOC105794874 gene encoding uncharacterized protein LOC105794874: protein MLSSASNRVLTFTLQFSSSLKFSPKTHIDYRPGSLHSSIMSSASRSSPREALLDDSGCGGPITLEEWQRWGCVSPVPAMVNAVIQDLKLLENNIDAHMVFGGNGGKLQGDFKIQEDKKHRAKYETLADSDKKFQFYSARQIACRLLGSRGYLCQKCWLPMEDCMCSKVKPSSLWHGIKFWVYMHPKDFLRQNNTGKLLWQVFGVQAATLCLYGISEDEEIMWNAFKDARKAKVWCLYPNHNNAPKTVQDAFSHQSSADMECAYSLTNKDRPLNFVLIDGTWSNSAAMFRRVKEQAKLAWGEEDIPCISLASGASAMHKLR from the exons ATGCTGAGCAGCGCCAGCAATAGGGTATTGACATTTACATTGCAATTCTCCTCATCTCTCAAATTCTCACCCAAAACCCATATCGACTATCGACCCGGGAGCCTTCATAGCTCAATCATGAGCTCTGCTTCTCGTTCCTCTCCAAGAGAAGCCCTATTAGATGATAGTGGTTGCGGTGGCCCCATCACGTTGGAGGAATGGCAACGATGGGGCTGCGTATCTCCAGTACCAGCAATGGTAAATGCTGTCATTCAGGATTTGAAGCTTCTGGAGAATAATATTGATGCCCACATGGTTTTTGGTGGTAATGGTGGTAAATTACAG GGGGATTTTAAAATCCAGGAGGATAAGAAGCACAGAGCAAAATATGAGACATTGGCTGACTCAGACAAAAAGTTCCAGTTCTATTCTGCTCGGCAAATAGCATGCAGGTTGCTCGGAAGTCGGGGCTATCTCTGCCAGAAG TGTTGGCTTCCTATGGAAGATTGCATGTGTTCAAAAGTCAAGCCTTCTTCACTATGGCATGGCATAAAATTTTGGGTGTATATGCACCCAAAG GATTTTCTACGGCAGAACAACACTGGCAAGTTGTTATGGCAAGTATTTGGTGTTCAAGCTGCAACTTTGTGTCTTTATGGAATTTCTGAAGATGAGGAGATCATGTGGAATGCATTTAAGGATGCAC GAAAAGCCAAGGTTTGGTGCCTTTATCCAAACCACAACAATGCACCAAAGACAGTTCAGGATGCCTTTAGCCATCAATCTTCAGCAGATATGGAATGTGCATATTCGTTG ACAAATAAAGATAGACCTctgaattttgttttgattgatgGTACATGGAGCAATTCTGCAGCAATGTTCAGGCGTGTAAAG GAGCAAGCAAAGTTGGCCTGGGGAGAGGAAGACATCCCTTGCATATCTCTTGCCTCAGGTGCATCTGCAATGCATAAGCTTCGGTAA
- the LOC105794875 gene encoding E3 ubiquitin-protein ligase RMA1H1: MDVEQYFEDTEAYDPSSTEGKRSLDKWENSPGPFTGSDDDPSAGFDCNICLDSVQDPVVTLCGHLYCWPCIYKWLHCQTISTDNLDQKQQQCPVCKAELSNTTLIPLYGRGQTTKASTDNTPKFGIVIPQRPLAPTYGVGSIRSPNSSDNLRFQQPVHHHGYSYQPQIYYAQQGSYPDSSMLSPGGTMINVLDPVTRMFSEMVYTRVFGNSITDLHTYPNSYNLGGTTSRRIRRQLMQADKSLSRISFFLCCCIFFCLLLF, translated from the coding sequence ATGGACGTTGAACAGTACTTTGAAGATACTGAAGCTTATGACCCTTCAAGTACAGAAGGGAAAAGATCCTTGGACAAGTGGGAGAATTCACCAGGTCCGTTCACAGGTTCCGATGATGATCCCTCTGCCGGTTTTGACTGCAACATCTGCCTAGACTCGGTGCAGGATCCGGTGGTTACTCTATGCGGTCACCTCTATTGTTGGCCCTGCATTTACAAATGGCTTCATTGTCAGACCATCTCCACTGATAACCTAGACCAGAAACAGCAGCAATGCCCTGTGTGCAAAGCTGAACTTTCAAATACCACACTGATTCCTCTTTATGGCAGGGGCCAAACAACTAAGGCATCAACAGACAACACTCCCAAATTCGGTATAGTCATACCACAGAGACCTCTTGCTCCTACTTACGGTGTTGGCTCAATAAGGTCGCCTAATAGTTCTGATAATCTACGGTTTCAGCAGCCAGTACATCACCATGGTTATTCATATCAACCACAAATCTACTATGCTCAACAGGGCAGTTATCCTGATTCATCGATGCTTAGTCCAGGTGGCACGATGATAAATGTACTAGATCCGGTGACCCGAATGTTCAGTGAGATGGTATACACAAGGGTATTTGGGAACTCGATAACAGATTTACATACATATCCGAATTCATACAATCTCGGGGGGACTACTAGTCGTAGGATCAGAAGGCAATTAATGCAAGCCGATAAGTCACTAAGCAGAATAAGTTTTTTCCTCTGCTGCTGCATTTTCTTCTGTCTTCTTTTGTTCTGA